ACCCAGGACTTCGTGCTTTGCGCACGAGTCCTAATCTCGCATTCGAAGCGACACTGTCGCTTCTCGGTGCTGCGGTTGGTCGTGAGGGCTACCCTATTACGAAAGTCTTGAGGACATCGGGACCTTGCTAATGGCAACAACGCCAGGAAGAAATCTAAAAGAAGATTTTAAATCAAAAGTCGGTTTCTCGGTCCCGGTTCAACTCACGCATGTGGAGAACAGAAACAAATTGCACTTGCATTTTCGTGCCATCTGTCTTAAACTTTTGAACGGAAAGAGAAAGTATATTCGTAAAATGTAATGCAAACTCAGTGTCCAATTCGTTATACATTTTTTTGAACTGAGTGTGTCATACCAAATGAATCTGCAAGTCCCGCAAAATTCCCTTTAGTCGCAATCGCCGTTTTCCCATGGCGCCCGCAACACTCAAAAGTTCCGCAGGATTTAAAGTCGAAACAGCAGATTTGATGTCATAGATTCTTGATAAAAAACGTGAGTTCGGCATAACAAATGCGAAAGCGATTATTATACTGCGATCCATAGATAGCAGCACCTGAGTTTATTATTTGCCCCAATTTTCTTACGTCGAACTCGCGTTAAAAAAGTTTCTTGAGCGATTTCCATGTCGCCTGTCATGGCGCGAACCTCGAAAGAAATTTTAGAAACTTCCGCCTTAGTTATATCCAGAGACTCTATATTTTTTTTCGAGTTTACCAGCCTCAAGACCCACTTCGATGAGAGATTTAGAAAAGTATAATGCACCGAATCCATATTCGAGTAGACTTTGTCCGGTTTTAATCATTCCCATTGAACGGTCAAAAAGCTTTGCGGACACGGATGTATCATCTATACACTTTCGAACATTTTTCCATCTCACCTCAATTTCTCCAAGGCGTCCGGATACGTAATCTTTGAGACTTAAAATAACACCGAGTTCGAATGTATCCATATTACCTACTTGTAAAGTGGAGATAGACCGTGGACACAAAAAGGTTAGTTACAAGAGGCAGATATTTAAGAAATTTATTTTTGTTAAACGGAATGACGATTAACGCAGGAATGATTCCAAAAAATGGAAAAAAAGACCAAAGGTGTAAGAAAAAATAGATCGCACCGGCGAACGGAATTAAATCGCTTGCTGTGGGATTTTTTGGATCAAAACCTTTCGCCATGTAGTATATTCCTATATCCTAAATTAGAAATTCTTTGTAAATAAGATTATTACTTGTCGAATGCTTTTGCGATTCCTTTAACAACTCCAGTCGCGATCATATCTATAATCCTTTCTTGTGTCCATGGAAGGCCTTTGCTTCTTCTTGCGATTTCTTTCGCGTCAAACGGATCCGCAATCGGAGTATCGGGAGACAAGTGACGAATTAAATTTTCAAGCGCTTCTATCTCCGACCGAATCTCCGAATTCCGATCCGTTAAAGCTTTTTTGATACCGTCTCTTGATTTAGTTTTGCCAGATCAAAAATCTTACGACTGGCAAGGCCGGGGCTCCTTTATTGATTCAGTCGGAAAATGTCTTAGAGCTTGGATATACTAAACAGTGATTTATAAAATCAATATCGGCGGTTCAATCCCACGTATGTGGAGAATAGTTTTCGAAGTCTTTAGAAATAACGGAAAAAATCGTATTAGGATTTTCTAAACAAAATTCTAATGCAAAAACCATTCTTATTTTATTAGAGTTGTTAAAAAATTCCATAGTGAAAATTCGTAAAATTGCTTCAATTGTCCATTCAATCCAAACAGATCAAGAATTAATTTTTCAACAACTCTATTCTACTTTTAAAAAAATAAAGAACTTTTATAAAATGAATCTTTAATGAACTGAATTTTCTGGATTTTCAATTATTTGTTTTAAGTAGGTGTGGATTTCCGGATCGTTATCCTGGATCAGTTGCCAAAATGAAAATCCTCGTATTTTATATTTTTTTAATAGATTCATTTTTGTTTCGAAAGATCTACGGTTTATGTAAAAAGCGACACGGTCGCAGCCGCCTAAAGTATACCAAAGAGAAGGATCGTCGTAGATATGTCCTTCGTGTCTATATAAATAAGGGCGGAGATAAATCCAATCTCCCGATTTTCTGGCGTTTTTAAAAATTCGAACTACATCCGTAGGTTCTTCTATCTTTGGATTCCAATTTGTTTTGATATATTGAGCGCGGGAATAAAAGACTGCTTTGGAAGGAATATCGCAGTTTAACGGCCAGTCGTAACCATAAGTTGGAATTGCCATATATAGTTTAGAATTAGGAATTTTTTTAGTAGAATATTCTAATATTCTTTCAATCCACCAGGATGGGGCTTGTGGACCAGGACCAGGAAAGGCGTTTTTTCTAGGGTGTAATTCGTAGGCCATGATCTTGACTTTATCTGCGACTTTGCCAAGGAATTCATAGTCGTGTGAAAGTTGGCCTCGATAGGCTTCGTAAAAATCAACCTGCATCTTTTTGCCGTTTTCTTTGCAAAAATAATCTAACGGTTGTTCGGCGAATGTTTTAGGATGAATTGCAACAGATAATAGTTTATTCTTCTTTTTTAATTCTTTGGAAAGAAGAGTTAAAAAGGTTTCGAAACTTTCTTTTTTATCACACGTCATTCCTTCGTAGTCGATGTCGATTCCGTCGTAGCCGTAATAATCGATCTCATTTAAGATTTGTTGAATATGATAATCACGAATTTTTACGTTTCCGTTAAGTCCGATAGCATCCGAAACTTTTTCAAAATCGTTTTCCCAACGAAAGATTGTAGGAATGATTTTCGTTTTTGGGGAAATTGTTTTTAAAGTCCAAATATAAATTTCTTGAGCTTCATGACTCCAAATGGATTTGATATTGCCCGTATTGGATCTACCTCCTTCTAAAGTATAAAGAAAGGGATGAATCTCGTCGTATAGATGAATATTTTGTGCCATCGCGACTATATCGGAAGACCAAGTGGATGCTAAAAATTTCTTTTCAGTTTCTTTTGTATCACTTTTAAAATTGTGTAACGAGTTGATAAGCTCGGATATATTTTTAACTTTAGGGATACGAAAAAGATACAATCCTATCCACGCCGAAAGTAATAAGATAAAGGTAAAAAAAAGTAAAAGAAGTTTTTTCAAAATGAGCTCGGTTACCGTTTCCGGATTGAATTTTTTCGGTCAGTTTAAATTCGGATTCTATTCTGGAAAGTGAATTCTAATCTAAATGTACCCAAAGAAGAAATTGCGTCTTAGATTTTAAAACAAATCTCGCGTTTGGATTCTGAATTTGACTCGGTGCGTTTGAACCTATCTTTAAAATACTTTATCTTTATTTAAAATGCCTAGTTCTAAGATATTTTTGAGATAACTATAACTCAAAACTACATCATAAAGAACAAAATAGTTTATACTTCGATTCTGTGTAAGAAAACTAGGGCGAATTCGGCTTGCCACAGGCAGCCGGACCGTGCTCTTTAGCTCCAGTCAATAAATTGTATAAAAGAAACGTAATGCAATATTTCGTCTTTAGTTACAATTTAGAACGCGATTTGTTGAGTTCAGGGAGTCGTTGTATTGAGTTTTTTATTCGTCCGGATTTTCTTTCTCTGAATTCACATGATTAAAATACCCAGTATTTTGAATTAAAACAGGGTTTTGCAGTAAAAATTTAAGGTACTCAATTTTATAGAGATCAGTAATTCTATAAAACTCAGTAATATCATTGATAAAAAGGACTTATATAGATTTGTTTACATGTTGAAGTTTAGATTCTTTTTATAGTATAAATATATTAGTACATTCTAATTTTTTAAATAGATTCATTGATTATTTTTATATATCTTCGGACTTTCCCCGAAAAAACGAATATGATTTTTATTGTATGACAGAGCCCGCTCGGAGCTATAATAAATACAGAAAATCTTTATTCTCAAAGGTTGTTTGAGTGCAAAATATTAGATGATCTGTTATATAGTTATTACTGATCTCTATAAAATTGAGTACCGTTAATTCTATCATAAAACGCTGATTCTATGTAAAATATTAGGTACTTTATTATATAGTTATGAGTAGTAGTTCCTTTAGTATTGGAAAATTTGAGTCAATTATGAAAACTTCTATAAAATGGATTTTTAATTTTTTTGATGACTACAAAGCGACAATTTTATACATAAATTTGAAGATTAAAAATATTCTATTTGGTTTTTACAGAGATTTCCTTATATAAATCATAAATCAGTAAAAGTATAAATCTAAGTTGAAAAAATTACGATTTATTTTAGGAATTATTTAGGATTATAAATGGAGTTGTTGAAAAATTTCATAGTGGAGATCAGAGAAACCACTTCAATGGTTCATTTTAATCCAACAAAAACAGATGGAGAATTGTTTTTTTCAACAACTCTAATAAAGTATCACGAGTCTTTTTTTATAAAAGCCCGCTTGAGTATAAAATATTAGGTACTTTTTATATAACTGTTAGTAGTAGTCGATTTGTTTTTATCTTGGAGGGTTTGTTCTAAAGGTTATCATTTTTCAACTTTGATTGAATGGAGTTGAACAGCATAGAACAAATTCAAAATTACTTTTTAGAGAGGGAAGCGAACTTTATGACCAAGTTAGAGAAAAAAAAGATACGTTTTTCTAAGAGTGGAACTTTTGTTTCTTCGATTTTTCTGATAATGATTTCTACTTTTATAAAATGTAATTATCATTATTACGTGGAAAAAAATATTTCGGAAAATGCTCCGATTCCAAATTTACCTAAAGTA
This genomic window from Leptospira kirschneri serovar Cynopteri str. 3522 CT contains:
- a CDS encoding glycosyl hydrolase family 18 protein; its protein translation is MKKLLLLFFTFILLLSAWIGLYLFRIPKVKNISELINSLHNFKSDTKETEKKFLASTWSSDIVAMAQNIHLYDEIHPFLYTLEGGRSNTGNIKSIWSHEAQEIYIWTLKTISPKTKIIPTIFRWENDFEKVSDAIGLNGNVKIRDYHIQQILNEIDYYGYDGIDIDYEGMTCDKKESFETFLTLLSKELKKKNKLLSVAIHPKTFAEQPLDYFCKENGKKMQVDFYEAYRGQLSHDYEFLGKVADKVKIMAYELHPRKNAFPGPGPQAPSWWIERILEYSTKKIPNSKLYMAIPTYGYDWPLNCDIPSKAVFYSRAQYIKTNWNPKIEEPTDVVRIFKNARKSGDWIYLRPYLYRHEGHIYDDPSLWYTLGGCDRVAFYINRRSFETKMNLLKKYKIRGFSFWQLIQDNDPEIHTYLKQIIENPENSVH